The genomic stretch ATTCGTTCTGAAAATATTATTGAAGTAAATTATGCTGACACTACAGAAGACCTTTTAGAAGCTTTATTGTTGCCCTATTATAAATCTTCTTCTTTACCTACCATTTTATCGTAGTTTTCTGTAATTTTTGAAGAATTTTATTGGTTTTAGAAAAATGTTTAGAACCAAACCAACCTCTCCATGCGCCTAAAGGAGAAGGATGTGGCGCAGTAAGAATTGTATGTTTTTTTATATCAATCAATTTAGATTTACTTTCAGCAAATTTACCCCAAAGTAAAAAAACTACATTTTCTTTTTCATTAGAAATTTGTTTAATTATAGCATCTGTAAAGGTTTCCCATCCTTTTTTCTGATGACTTCCGGCTTCGTGCGCTCTAACTGTTAGTGTTGCATTTAATAATAAAACGCCTTGTTTTGCCCATTTTTCTAAGTTTCCACTTTCTGGAATTTCTTGATTTAAATCCGTAGAAATCTCTTTAAAAATATTTTTTAACGAAGGCGGGTGTTTCATATTATCTTGTACAGAAAAGCACAAACCATTTGCTTGATTTTCGTCGTGATATGGATCTTGACCAATAATAACAACCTTTAAATCATCGAAAGAACAATAATCGAAAGCAGCAAAAATATCTTCTTTTTTAGGAAAACATTGATGATTTTTATATTCTTCATCTACAAAATTGAGCAACTCTTTAAAATAAGGTTTATCAAAT from Polaribacter marinaquae encodes the following:
- the ung gene encoding uracil-DNA glycosylase, which gives rise to MQLKIADSWKNILQNEFDKPYFKELLNFVDEEYKNHQCFPKKEDIFAAFDYCSFDDLKVVIIGQDPYHDENQANGLCFSVQDNMKHPPSLKNIFKEISTDLNQEIPESGNLEKWAKQGVLLLNATLTVRAHEAGSHQKKGWETFTDAIIKQISNEKENVVFLLWGKFAESKSKLIDIKKHTILTAPHPSPLGAWRGWFGSKHFSKTNKILQKLQKTTIKW